From a single Cupriavidus taiwanensis LMG 19424 genomic region:
- a CDS encoding MFS transporter produces MTTTAVNPGVSDAAFEDATYRKVSWRLVPFLLLCYVVAYLDRVNVGFAKLQMLNDLKFSETVYGLGAGIFFIGYFLFEVPSNVILHKVGARIWIARIMITWGAISAAMMFVTTPTMFYVLRFLLGIAEAGFFPGIILYLTYWYPANRRGRTTTFFMTAIALSGVIGGPLSGWIMQSFDGHNGWSGWQWMFLLEGIPSILVGLWVLAYLDDRIAHAKWLTTEEKALLERNIASDNAHKEDAPIRTVLASPRVWLMSAIYFCFVMGLYGVSFWLPTIIKQTGVKGALDIGLLTAIPYGCAVVGMVLMAYSADRSGERRWHIALPALAGALGLVLSVQWHGDTTLAMVALTLATIGILTTLPLFWSLPTAFLAGTGAAAGIALINSLGNLAGFLSPYAVGWLKDLTHSTDSGMYLLAVCLVVGAALTLSVPKRLVSQP; encoded by the coding sequence ATGACAACGACCGCAGTGAACCCCGGCGTCAGCGACGCCGCCTTTGAAGACGCCACCTACCGCAAGGTGAGCTGGCGCCTGGTGCCCTTCCTGTTGCTGTGCTACGTGGTGGCTTACCTGGACCGCGTCAACGTGGGCTTCGCCAAGCTGCAGATGCTGAACGACCTGAAGTTCAGCGAGACCGTCTACGGCCTCGGCGCGGGCATCTTCTTCATCGGCTACTTCCTGTTCGAAGTGCCGAGCAATGTGATCCTGCACAAGGTGGGCGCGCGCATCTGGATCGCGCGCATCATGATCACCTGGGGCGCGATCTCGGCGGCGATGATGTTCGTCACCACGCCGACCATGTTCTATGTGCTGCGCTTCCTGCTGGGCATTGCCGAGGCCGGCTTCTTCCCCGGCATCATCCTGTACCTGACCTACTGGTACCCGGCCAACCGGCGCGGGCGCACCACCACCTTCTTCATGACCGCGATCGCGCTGTCGGGCGTGATCGGCGGGCCGCTGTCGGGCTGGATCATGCAGTCGTTCGACGGCCACAACGGCTGGTCGGGCTGGCAGTGGATGTTCCTGCTGGAAGGCATTCCGTCGATCCTGGTGGGGCTGTGGGTGCTGGCCTACCTGGATGACCGCATCGCCCACGCCAAGTGGCTGACGACCGAGGAAAAGGCGCTGCTGGAGCGCAATATCGCCAGCGACAACGCGCACAAGGAGGACGCGCCGATCCGCACCGTGCTGGCCAGCCCGCGCGTGTGGCTGATGAGCGCGATCTACTTCTGCTTCGTGATGGGCCTGTACGGCGTCAGCTTCTGGCTGCCCACCATCATCAAGCAGACCGGAGTCAAGGGCGCGCTCGACATCGGGCTGCTGACCGCCATCCCCTATGGCTGCGCGGTGGTCGGCATGGTGCTGATGGCCTACAGTGCCGACCGCAGCGGCGAGCGCCGCTGGCATATCGCGCTGCCGGCGCTCGCTGGCGCGCTGGGACTGGTGCTGTCGGTGCAATGGCACGGCGACACCACGCTGGCGATGGTGGCGCTGACGCTGGCGACGATCGGCATCCTGACCACGCTGCCGCTGTTCTGGAGCCTGCCCACGGCGTTCCTGGCGGGCACCGGCGCGGCCGCCGGCATTGCGCTGATCAACTCGCTCGGCAACCTCGCCGGCTTTCTCAGCCCGTATGCGGTGGGCTGGCTCAAGGACCTGACCCATAGCACGGATTCCGGCATGTACCTGCTGGCCGTGTGCCTGGTCGTGGGCGCCGCGCTGACCCTGTCGGTGCCGAAGCGCCTGGTGAGCCAGCCATGA